In Mycolicibacterium mucogenicum DSM 44124, the following are encoded in one genomic region:
- a CDS encoding MaoC family dehydratase — MGGSEVTATVSATVGTKLPELSIYGDPTFIVSTAIATRDYQDVHHDRDKAQAKGSKDIFVNILTDTGLVGRYVTDWAGPNAIIKSIKLRLGVPWYAYDTITFRGEVTAVEGDLVTLKVVGSNSLGDHVIATSTLTMGVAQ; from the coding sequence ATGGGAGGCAGCGAAGTGACCGCCACCGTCAGTGCCACCGTGGGCACCAAGCTGCCAGAACTGTCGATTTACGGCGACCCGACGTTCATCGTCTCGACCGCCATCGCCACCCGGGACTACCAGGATGTGCACCACGACCGGGACAAGGCACAGGCCAAGGGTTCCAAGGACATCTTCGTCAACATCCTGACCGACACCGGTCTGGTGGGGCGTTACGTCACCGACTGGGCCGGCCCGAACGCCATCATCAAGTCGATCAAGCTGCGTCTCGGTGTGCCGTGGTACGCCTACGACACCATCACCTTCCGTGGTGAGGTGACCGCTGTCGAGGGCGACCTCGTGACGCTGAAAGTGGTGGGCAGCAACAGCCTTGGCGACCACGTCATCGCCACCTCGACGCTCACGATGGGAGTCGCGCAGTGA
- a CDS encoding acyl-CoA dehydrogenase family protein yields the protein MDFTPSPEQQAVADVVTSVLERENTWDALVSGGVVALAVPDRLGGDGLGLPEAATALTEIGRRGTTGPALATIGLALVPLVDLATEAQQDRYLAGVAQGAVLSAALNEAGNQLPEKPSTSYAGGKLNGTKIGVPYAETAQWLLVTTDSGVVVVSPKAAGVTVAKTPTANGSDEYVVTFADVAVADDDVLAGATVARVNELALAMIGAFGAGLVAGALRLTADYTATREQFGRPLSTFQTVAAQLSEVYIASRTIDLVSTSVVWRLSEGLDAAEDLAILGYWLTSQAPPAMRLCHHLHGGMGMDITYPMDRYYSSIKDLNRLLGGPSHRLDLVGA from the coding sequence GTGGATTTCACACCGAGCCCCGAGCAGCAGGCTGTCGCCGATGTGGTGACCTCTGTGCTCGAGCGGGAAAACACTTGGGACGCACTGGTTTCCGGTGGCGTCGTGGCACTGGCAGTGCCGGACCGCTTGGGCGGTGACGGGTTGGGGCTGCCGGAGGCGGCCACCGCGCTGACCGAGATCGGTCGGCGCGGCACCACCGGACCGGCACTCGCCACCATCGGGCTCGCCCTGGTGCCGCTGGTCGACCTGGCCACCGAAGCGCAGCAGGACCGGTACCTGGCGGGCGTCGCGCAGGGCGCGGTGCTGTCCGCCGCACTGAACGAAGCCGGCAACCAGCTGCCGGAGAAGCCGTCGACCAGCTACGCCGGCGGCAAGCTCAACGGCACCAAAATCGGTGTGCCGTATGCCGAGACGGCGCAGTGGCTGCTGGTCACCACCGACAGTGGTGTGGTCGTCGTGTCACCGAAGGCCGCCGGTGTGACGGTCGCGAAGACCCCGACCGCCAACGGCTCGGACGAATACGTCGTCACCTTCGCCGACGTGGCAGTGGCCGACGACGACGTGCTGGCCGGTGCCACGGTGGCGCGGGTGAACGAGTTGGCGCTGGCCATGATCGGGGCGTTCGGTGCCGGCCTGGTGGCCGGTGCGCTGCGGCTGACGGCCGACTACACCGCGACCCGCGAGCAGTTCGGCCGGCCGCTGTCCACGTTCCAGACGGTGGCGGCGCAGCTGTCCGAGGTCTACATCGCCTCGCGGACAATCGATCTCGTGTCCACTTCCGTGGTGTGGCGGTTGTCGGAGGGGCTCGACGCAGCCGAGGACCTGGCGATCCTGGGCTACTGGCTGACCTCGCAGGCCCCGCCGGCCATGCGGCTGTGCCATCACCTGCACGGCGGCATGGGCATGGACATCACCTACCCGATGGACCGCTACTACTCCTCGATCAAGGACCTGAACCGCCTGCTCGGGGGTCCGTCGCACCGTCTCGATCTGGTGGGAGCCTGA
- a CDS encoding bifunctional MaoC family dehydratase N-terminal/OB-fold nucleic acid binding domain-containing protein, with product MTDLQAGIDEIVASGRSKPTLSRDPVNQPMIHHWTDAIGDKNPIYVDEEAAKAAGHPGIVAPPAMIQVWTMMGLGRTRSDDDPLARIMKLFDEAGYVGVVATNCDQTYHRYLQPGERVSISAEVTDVVGPKQTALGEGYFVNQKIRWHVGDEEVADMDWRIMKFLPANKQGKEAEEKDVTGSALSDLDPDKLMRPSSSRDTQFFWDGVNAHELRIQKRPDGSLQHPPVPAIWKDHREPVAPSDYLVSSGRGTVFSYVVHHAPKVPGRSLPFIIALVELEEGVRMLGELRGVEHDDVKIGMPVSATFLDFPDSDVSPAWSLYAWEAAK from the coding sequence ATGACTGATCTTCAGGCCGGTATCGACGAGATCGTCGCATCCGGGCGCAGCAAACCGACCCTGAGCCGGGATCCGGTGAACCAGCCCATGATTCACCACTGGACCGACGCGATCGGCGACAAGAACCCGATCTACGTCGACGAGGAGGCGGCCAAGGCCGCCGGGCATCCCGGCATCGTGGCGCCGCCCGCCATGATCCAGGTATGGACCATGATGGGCCTGGGCCGCACCCGGTCCGACGACGATCCGCTGGCCCGGATCATGAAGTTGTTCGACGAGGCCGGGTACGTCGGCGTCGTCGCCACCAACTGCGACCAGACCTACCACCGCTACCTGCAGCCGGGTGAGCGCGTCAGTATCAGCGCCGAGGTCACCGACGTGGTGGGTCCGAAGCAGACGGCGCTGGGCGAGGGCTACTTCGTCAACCAGAAGATCCGCTGGCATGTCGGCGACGAGGAAGTCGCCGACATGGACTGGCGCATCATGAAGTTCCTGCCCGCCAACAAGCAGGGTAAGGAGGCCGAGGAGAAGGATGTAACCGGTTCCGCTCTATCGGATCTGGACCCGGACAAGCTGATGCGGCCGTCGTCGTCGCGCGACACCCAGTTCTTCTGGGACGGCGTCAACGCGCACGAACTGCGGATCCAGAAGCGGCCCGACGGTTCGCTGCAGCACCCGCCGGTGCCGGCGATATGGAAGGACCACAGAGAGCCTGTCGCCCCGTCCGATTATCTTGTTTCCTCGGGCCGCGGCACGGTGTTCAGCTACGTCGTGCACCACGCGCCGAAGGTGCCCGGCCGCAGCCTGCCGTTCATCATCGCGCTCGTCGAACTCGAAGAAGGCGTGCGCATGCTCGGTGAGCTGCGCGGCGTCGAGCATGACGACGTGAAAATCGGAATGCCGGTCAGCGCAACGTTCCTCGACTTCCCGGACAGCGACGTCAGTCCGGCCTGGAGCCTGTACGCATGGGAGGCAGCGAAGTGA
- the fadE29 gene encoding acyl-CoA dehydrogenase FadE29: protein MFIDLTAEQRKLQSELREYFSTLITPEEAAAMETDRHNEAYRAVIKRMGSDGKLGVGWPKEYGGLGFGPIEQQIFINEANRADIPLPMVTLQTVGPTLQLLGTEEQKKKFLPGILSGEVHFAIGYSEPEAGTDLASLRTTAVRHGDEYIVNGQKMWTTGAHDADYVWLACRTDPTAAKHKGISILIVDTKDPGYSWTPIILSDGAHHTNTTYYNDVRVPADMLVGEENGGWKLITTQLNHERVGLGPAGRVAGIYEQVHSWASQPGSDGVVPLDNPEAKQLLGQIKTIMRLNELLNWQVASSGENIAVADAAATKVFSTERIQEVSRLAEEVVGRFGNPADTHTAQLLQWLDTMAKRNLVITFGGGVNEVMREMIAASGLKVPRVSR from the coding sequence ATGTTTATCGACCTGACCGCGGAACAGCGCAAGCTGCAATCCGAACTGCGCGAGTACTTTTCGACGCTGATCACGCCCGAAGAGGCGGCGGCGATGGAGACCGACCGGCACAACGAGGCCTACCGCGCCGTCATCAAGCGCATGGGCAGCGACGGCAAGCTCGGTGTGGGCTGGCCCAAGGAGTACGGCGGCCTGGGCTTCGGGCCCATCGAGCAGCAGATCTTCATCAACGAGGCCAACCGCGCCGACATCCCGCTGCCGATGGTCACGCTGCAGACCGTGGGACCCACCCTGCAGCTGCTCGGCACCGAGGAACAGAAGAAGAAGTTCCTGCCCGGAATCCTTTCCGGTGAGGTTCATTTCGCGATCGGCTACTCCGAGCCCGAAGCCGGCACCGACCTGGCGTCGCTGCGGACCACCGCGGTGCGGCACGGCGATGAGTACATCGTCAACGGCCAGAAGATGTGGACCACCGGCGCCCACGACGCCGACTACGTGTGGCTGGCCTGTCGCACCGACCCGACTGCGGCGAAGCACAAGGGCATCTCGATCCTGATCGTCGACACCAAGGACCCGGGCTACTCCTGGACCCCGATCATCCTGTCCGACGGTGCCCACCACACCAACACGACGTACTACAACGACGTGCGGGTGCCCGCCGACATGCTGGTCGGTGAGGAGAACGGCGGCTGGAAGCTCATCACCACGCAGCTCAACCACGAGCGCGTCGGCCTGGGCCCGGCCGGTCGCGTGGCCGGCATCTACGAGCAGGTGCACAGCTGGGCCTCTCAGCCGGGCTCCGACGGCGTTGTCCCGCTGGACAATCCGGAGGCCAAGCAGCTGCTGGGGCAGATCAAGACGATCATGCGGCTCAACGAACTGCTCAACTGGCAGGTCGCCTCGTCCGGCGAGAACATCGCCGTCGCCGATGCGGCCGCGACGAAAGTCTTTTCCACCGAGCGCATTCAGGAAGTGAGCCGGCTGGCCGAAGAGGTCGTCGGACGCTTCGGCAACCCGGCCGACACGCATACCGCCCAGTTGCTGCAGTGGCTGGACACCATGGCCAAGCGCAACCTGGTCATCACCTTCGGTGGCGGAGTCAACGAGGTCATGCGCGAGATGATCGCCGCATCGGGCCTCAAGGTTCCGCGGGTTTCGCGGTAG
- a CDS encoding lipid-transfer protein, producing the protein MSGKAVIAGIGATDFSKNSGRSELRLAAEAVTDALNDAGLSPKDVDGLVTFTMDSNLETAVARSTGIGELKFFSQIGYGGGAAAATVQQAVLAVASGIAEVVVAYRAFNERSEHRFGQVMTGLTVNADSRGVEYSWSYPHGLSTPAASVAMVAQRYMHEYGATSADFGVVSVADRKHAATNPKAHFYGKPITIEDHQNSRWIAEPLRLLDCCQETDGGVAIVVTTPERAKDLKQRPVVVEAAAQAAGEDQFTMYSYYRDELGLPEMGLVGKQLWGQSGLTPNDIQTAILYDHFTPYTLIQLEELGFCGRGEAKDFIANGAIELGGKLPINTHGGQLGEAYIHGMNGIAEGVRQLRGTSVNQVPDVEHVLVTAGTGVPTSGLILG; encoded by the coding sequence ATCTCCGGCAAGGCCGTCATCGCCGGCATCGGCGCCACGGACTTCTCCAAGAACTCCGGCCGCAGTGAACTGCGGCTGGCCGCCGAGGCCGTCACCGACGCCCTGAACGACGCGGGCCTGTCGCCCAAGGACGTCGACGGTCTGGTGACCTTCACCATGGACTCCAACCTGGAGACCGCGGTGGCCCGCTCCACCGGCATCGGAGAGCTGAAGTTCTTCAGCCAGATCGGCTACGGCGGCGGCGCCGCCGCGGCGACCGTGCAGCAGGCCGTGCTGGCGGTGGCGTCCGGCATCGCCGAAGTCGTTGTGGCATACCGCGCTTTCAATGAGCGCTCGGAGCACCGCTTCGGCCAGGTGATGACGGGACTGACCGTCAACGCCGACTCCCGGGGTGTCGAGTACAGCTGGTCGTACCCGCACGGGCTGAGCACGCCGGCCGCCTCGGTCGCCATGGTTGCGCAGCGCTACATGCACGAATACGGCGCCACCAGTGCCGATTTCGGTGTCGTGTCGGTGGCCGACCGCAAGCATGCGGCGACCAACCCGAAGGCGCACTTCTACGGCAAGCCGATCACCATCGAGGACCACCAGAACTCGCGGTGGATCGCCGAGCCGCTGCGGCTGCTGGACTGCTGCCAGGAGACCGACGGCGGTGTGGCCATCGTCGTCACCACCCCGGAGCGCGCCAAGGACCTCAAGCAGCGTCCGGTCGTCGTCGAGGCGGCGGCGCAGGCGGCAGGCGAGGACCAGTTCACCATGTACTCGTACTACCGCGACGAGCTCGGCCTGCCCGAGATGGGCCTGGTCGGAAAGCAGTTGTGGGGCCAGAGTGGCTTGACGCCCAATGACATTCAGACTGCGATCCTGTACGACCATTTCACCCCGTACACCCTGATCCAGCTCGAAGAGCTCGGTTTCTGTGGCCGGGGCGAGGCCAAGGACTTCATCGCGAACGGTGCGATCGAGCTGGGCGGCAAGCTGCCGATCAACACGCACGGCGGTCAGCTCGGTGAGGCCTACATCCACGGTATGAACGGCATCGCCGAAGGCGTCCGCCAGCTGCGCGGCACCTCCGTCAACCAGGTGCCCGATGTCGAGCACGTGCTCGTCACCGCCGGCACCGGCGTTCCGACGTCAGGTCTGATCCTGGGCTGA
- a CDS encoding cytochrome P450 has protein sequence MPCPIPSDLDLLDANLNLERLPVEELAELRKSEPIHWVDVPGGTGGFGDKGYWIVTRYDDVKEVSKRNDIFGSAPDGAIPVWPQAMTRDAVDVQRAVLLNMDAPQHTRLRKIISRGFTPRAIGRLQAELNERAQKIAETAAASGTGDFVEQVSCELPLQAIAGLLGVPQEDRDKLFNWSNEMTAGEDPEYAHIDPAASSFELITYAMNMAAERAKNPTDDIVTQLIEADLDGEKLSDDEFGFFVVMLAVAGNETTRNSITHGMIAFSQNPDQWELYKKERPESAADEIVRWATPVTAFQRTALEDTELGGVKIKKGERVVMSYRSANFDEEVFEDPHTFNILRSPNQHVGFGGTGAHYCIGANLARMTINLMFNAIADHMPDLASVGEPERLMSGWLNGIKHWQVDYTGKCPVQH, from the coding sequence ATGCCCTGCCCCATCCCGTCCGATCTCGACTTGTTGGACGCGAACCTCAACCTGGAGCGGCTGCCTGTCGAGGAACTCGCGGAGCTGCGCAAGTCCGAGCCGATCCACTGGGTGGACGTGCCCGGCGGCACCGGTGGCTTCGGTGACAAGGGCTACTGGATCGTCACCCGCTACGACGACGTCAAAGAGGTGTCGAAGCGGAACGACATCTTCGGCAGCGCGCCCGATGGCGCGATTCCGGTGTGGCCGCAGGCCATGACGCGTGACGCCGTCGACGTGCAGCGCGCCGTGCTGCTGAACATGGACGCCCCGCAGCACACCCGGCTGCGCAAGATCATCTCCCGCGGCTTCACCCCGCGAGCCATCGGCCGCCTGCAGGCCGAGCTGAACGAGCGGGCCCAGAAGATCGCCGAGACCGCCGCCGCGTCGGGCACCGGTGACTTCGTCGAGCAGGTCTCGTGCGAACTGCCGCTGCAGGCCATCGCCGGACTGCTCGGTGTGCCGCAGGAAGACCGCGACAAGCTGTTCAACTGGTCCAACGAGATGACCGCAGGCGAGGACCCCGAGTACGCCCACATCGACCCGGCCGCATCGTCGTTCGAGCTGATCACCTACGCCATGAACATGGCCGCAGAGCGGGCCAAGAACCCGACCGACGACATTGTCACGCAGCTGATCGAGGCCGACCTCGACGGCGAGAAACTGTCCGACGACGAGTTCGGCTTCTTCGTGGTGATGCTGGCCGTGGCCGGTAACGAGACCACCCGTAACTCGATCACGCACGGCATGATCGCCTTCTCCCAGAACCCCGACCAGTGGGAGCTGTACAAGAAGGAGCGTCCGGAGTCGGCCGCCGACGAGATCGTCCGTTGGGCCACACCGGTTACCGCATTCCAGCGCACCGCGCTGGAGGACACCGAGCTCGGTGGCGTGAAGATCAAGAAGGGCGAGCGGGTCGTCATGTCCTACCGTTCGGCCAACTTCGACGAAGAGGTGTTCGAGGACCCGCACACCTTCAACATCCTGCGCTCGCCTAACCAGCACGTCGGCTTCGGCGGCACCGGCGCGCACTACTGCATCGGCGCCAACCTGGCGCGCATGACCATCAACCTGATGTTCAACGCCATCGCCGACCATATGCCGGACCTGGCCTCGGTCGGTGAGCCCGAGCGGCTCATGTCGGGCTGGCTCAACGGCATCAAGCACTGGCAGGTTGACTACACGGGTAAGTGCCCCGTCCAGCACTGA